A genomic region of Pseudomonas sp. KU43P contains the following coding sequences:
- a CDS encoding ATP-binding protein, translated as MTLRQRLENLPVGQKLLAALLVLLVTILLVANLTFISAAYWITQESMAPQALQTIGRLVANPQLSMRAGDNAENATALLKELDSYTPLRAAALYGGDGRMLAQLQHGDPLALPKRYRNIDGWRLMEFRSTQLIRIPRDASPPAHLLLVASSELPTAFYTGTLSASLAILVFSILLWLVIARQIKRLITQPINQLEELSRQVTREESYALRATRGNDDEIGSLAQAFNTMLSRIEAREQQLKRTRDEFQMAYDQAQGLAEETRHTNRKLELEVQVRSKIEKKLTGFQNYLNSIIDSMPSALIALDEQLYVTQWNHEATVLSGTPLDEALNQPIFIAFEPLKPFLPQLKETVEKHRVAKIERVTWPKDDDLRHYALTFYPLMGGGGRGVVIRIDDITQRLSLEEMMVQSEKMLSVGGLAAGMAHEINNPLGAILHNVQNIRRRLSPELPRNQEQADELGIDLTGVNRYLESREVPQLLDGIQQAGARAAKIVTHMLSFSRRSNRQLAPCDLPSLIDQAVEIAGNDFDLTIGFDFKGQAIVRQFDPALGPVPCTANELEQVLLNLLKNAAQAIHQRPQPSEPGRIILRTRLNPPWAEIQVEDNGVGMPEAVRKRTFEPFFTTKEIGQGTGLGLSVSYFIITNNHKGQMEVQSTPGQGTCFTLRLPLGQPPAAAPNTTET; from the coding sequence ATGACCCTGCGCCAACGCCTGGAAAACCTCCCGGTCGGGCAAAAGTTGCTTGCCGCCCTGCTGGTGCTGCTGGTGACCATCCTGCTGGTGGCCAACCTGACCTTCATCAGCGCCGCCTACTGGATCACCCAGGAAAGCATGGCGCCGCAGGCCTTGCAGACCATCGGCCGCCTGGTGGCAAACCCGCAACTGTCGATGCGCGCTGGGGACAATGCGGAAAACGCCACGGCCCTGCTCAAGGAGCTGGACAGCTACACCCCCCTACGCGCCGCCGCCCTCTATGGTGGCGATGGGCGCATGCTGGCACAGCTGCAGCATGGTGACCCCCTGGCTCTGCCCAAGCGCTACCGCAACATCGATGGCTGGCGCCTGATGGAGTTTCGCAGTACCCAGCTCATTCGCATTCCCCGTGATGCCAGCCCACCCGCGCACCTGCTGCTGGTGGCCAGCAGCGAGCTGCCGACCGCCTTCTACACCGGAACCCTCAGCGCCAGCCTGGCGATCCTGGTGTTCAGCATATTGCTTTGGCTGGTGATCGCGCGGCAGATCAAACGCCTGATCACCCAGCCGATCAACCAGCTCGAAGAGCTCAGCCGTCAGGTCACCCGCGAAGAAAGCTACGCCCTGCGCGCCACCCGCGGCAATGACGACGAGATCGGCAGCCTGGCCCAGGCGTTCAATACCATGCTGTCGCGCATCGAGGCCCGCGAGCAGCAACTCAAGCGCACCCGCGACGAATTCCAGATGGCCTATGACCAAGCCCAGGGTCTGGCCGAGGAAACCCGCCACACCAACCGCAAGCTGGAGCTGGAAGTCCAGGTGCGCAGCAAGATCGAGAAGAAACTCACGGGCTTTCAGAACTACCTCAACAGCATCATCGACTCCATGCCTTCAGCGCTGATCGCCCTCGACGAACAGCTCTACGTCACCCAGTGGAACCACGAAGCAACCGTGCTCTCCGGCACACCGCTGGACGAGGCCCTGAACCAGCCGATCTTCATCGCCTTCGAGCCGCTCAAGCCATTTCTGCCGCAGCTCAAGGAAACCGTCGAGAAGCATCGAGTGGCGAAGATCGAGCGGGTCACCTGGCCCAAGGATGACGACCTGCGCCACTACGCCCTTACCTTCTACCCGTTGATGGGCGGCGGCGGCCGTGGCGTGGTCATTCGTATCGACGACATCACGCAGCGCCTGTCGCTGGAAGAGATGATGGTGCAGTCGGAGAAAATGCTCTCGGTCGGCGGCCTGGCCGCCGGCATGGCCCATGAAATCAACAACCCGTTGGGGGCCATCCTGCACAACGTGCAGAACATTCGCCGGCGCCTGTCCCCGGAGCTGCCGCGCAACCAGGAGCAGGCCGATGAGCTGGGCATCGACCTGACCGGCGTTAACCGCTACCTGGAAAGCCGCGAAGTGCCGCAACTGCTCGACGGCATCCAGCAGGCCGGCGCCCGGGCGGCCAAGATCGTCACCCACATGCTCAGCTTCAGCCGCCGCAGCAACCGCCAACTGGCCCCTTGCGACTTGCCATCGTTGATCGACCAGGCGGTGGAAATTGCCGGCAACGACTTCGACCTGACCATCGGCTTCGACTTCAAGGGCCAGGCCATCGTCCGCCAGTTCGACCCGGCCCTCGGCCCTGTGCCCTGCACGGCCAACGAACTGGAACAGGTGCTGTTGAACCTGCTCAAGAACGCCGCCCAGGCGATCCACCAGCGGCCACAGCCCAGTGAGCCCGGACGCATCATACTGCGCACCAGGCTCAACCCGCCCTGGGCAGAAATCCAGGTCGAGGACAACGGCGTCGGCATGCCAGAAGCGGTTCGCAAGCGCACCTTCGAGCCATTCTTCACCACCAAGGAAATCGGCCAGGGCACCGGGCTTGGCCTGTCAGTGTCGTACTTCATCATCACCAACAACCACAAGGGGCAGATGGAAGTGCAGTCCACGCCTGGCCAGGGCACCTGCTTCACCCTGCGCCTGCCCCTCGGCCAGCCGCCAGCGGCCGCGCCGAACACCACGGAGACATGA
- a CDS encoding cob(I)yrinic acid a,c-diamide adenosyltransferase, with protein MGYRLSKIYTRTGDKGETGLGDGRRVPKDHPRIEAIGEVDSLNSQLGLLLAGLAELGLDEVSTVLAPCQHRLFDLGGELAMPSYQALNLAEVERLEAAIDVWNEELGPLKNFILPSGSALIAQAHVCRSLARSAERRCQQLNAVEPLEGVGLAYINRLSDLLFVAARIIGRRQGVAEVLWQAAQKPNG; from the coding sequence ATGGGCTATCGCCTGTCGAAGATCTACACCCGCACCGGCGACAAGGGCGAAACTGGCCTGGGCGATGGGCGCCGGGTACCCAAAGACCACCCCCGGATCGAAGCGATTGGCGAGGTAGACAGCCTCAACAGCCAGCTTGGGCTGTTGCTCGCGGGGTTGGCAGAACTGGGGCTGGATGAGGTGAGCACGGTTCTGGCGCCATGCCAGCATCGCTTGTTCGATCTCGGGGGTGAGTTGGCGATGCCAAGCTACCAAGCGCTGAACCTGGCCGAAGTGGAACGCCTGGAAGCGGCCATCGATGTCTGGAACGAGGAACTGGGGCCGTTGAAGAACTTCATTCTGCCCAGTGGTTCAGCGTTGATTGCTCAGGCACATGTGTGTCGGAGCCTGGCGCGCAGCGCCGAGCGGCGGTGTCAGCAGTTGAATGCCGTGGAGCCGCTGGAGGGGGTGGGGTTGGCGTATATCAATCGGCTTTCCGATCTGTTGTTCGTGGCGGCGCGGATCATCGGGCGGCGGCAGGGGGTGGCAGAGGTGCTTTGGCAAGCTGCGCAAAAGCCTAACGGCTGA
- a CDS encoding Nudix family hydrolase has product MKRIHVVAAVIRGTDGRILIARRADTQHQGGLWEFPGGKVEEGEGVEAALARELREELGIEVTRSRALIKVSHDYPDKQVLLDVREVDAFTGEPHGAEGQPLAWVASRDLAQYEFPEANKPIVAAARLPDQYLITPDGLEVPEMLKGIQKAVASGVRLIQLRAPDMYDPKYRDVAVDAVGLCAGKAQLMLKGPLEWLGDFPAAGWHLTAAQLRKYAAKGRPFPKDRWLAASCHSAEELALAEQMGVDFVTLSPVQPTQTHPDAQPLGWAQAQQLIAGFNRPVFLLGGVGPCDREQAWETGAQGVAGIRAFWPEA; this is encoded by the coding sequence GTGAAACGGATTCATGTGGTAGCGGCCGTGATTCGCGGTACAGACGGCCGGATCCTGATTGCCCGCCGCGCGGACACCCAGCACCAGGGCGGCCTTTGGGAATTTCCGGGCGGCAAGGTGGAGGAGGGCGAAGGCGTCGAGGCGGCGCTGGCTCGTGAACTGCGCGAGGAACTGGGTATCGAAGTGACCCGTTCGCGGGCGCTGATCAAGGTCAGCCATGATTACCCGGATAAGCAGGTGTTGCTGGACGTGCGCGAAGTTGACGCATTCACCGGCGAGCCCCATGGTGCCGAAGGCCAGCCGCTGGCCTGGGTGGCATCCCGGGATCTGGCACAGTACGAATTCCCCGAGGCCAACAAACCGATCGTCGCAGCAGCGCGGCTGCCAGATCAGTACCTCATTACGCCGGACGGCCTGGAAGTGCCCGAGATGCTCAAGGGCATTCAGAAGGCAGTGGCATCCGGTGTCCGCCTGATCCAGTTGCGTGCACCGGACATGTACGACCCCAAGTACCGCGACGTCGCCGTGGATGCGGTGGGTTTGTGCGCAGGCAAGGCGCAACTGATGCTCAAGGGGCCGCTGGAATGGCTGGGCGATTTCCCGGCGGCCGGTTGGCACCTCACTGCTGCGCAACTGCGCAAATATGCCGCCAAGGGCCGGCCGTTCCCGAAAGACCGGTGGCTGGCGGCGTCTTGCCACAGTGCCGAGGAGCTGGCGCTGGCCGAGCAGATGGGCGTGGATTTCGTCACCCTGTCACCGGTGCAGCCGACCCAGACCCATCCTGATGCACAGCCGCTGGGCTGGGCGCAGGCGCAGCAATTGATTGCCGGGTTCAATCGGCCGGTGTTCTTGCTGGGTGGCGTCGGGCCGTGTGACCGCGAGCAAGCTTGGGAAACCGGGGCGCAGGGCGTAGCCGGGATTCGGGCGTTCTGGCCGGAAGCCTGA
- a CDS encoding glutathione S-transferase family protein yields the protein MSYHLIIGDKLYSSWSLRGALALELAGVPYEETLIKLNQPDTRQRLLAFSATGKVPLLKTEHGVIADSLAIAEYLNEQHPEAQLWPVDVAARAQARSACAQMHSGFFALRGAMPFDLSRDEALESVPLDVQVDIDRIVALWSECRLVAKDNGPFLFGKPTLADAFFAPVAVRLRSYRVEVPAQAAAYIETIYQWPAFKAWQQAGLAECEG from the coding sequence ATGAGCTATCACCTGATCATCGGCGACAAGCTGTATTCTTCCTGGTCACTACGCGGCGCCCTGGCCCTGGAGCTGGCTGGCGTGCCCTATGAAGAAACCTTGATCAAGCTGAATCAGCCCGACACCCGTCAACGCCTTCTCGCCTTCTCCGCCACCGGCAAGGTGCCGCTGCTCAAGACCGAGCACGGTGTGATCGCCGATTCCCTGGCCATCGCCGAATACCTCAACGAACAGCACCCCGAAGCGCAGCTCTGGCCGGTGGACGTAGCCGCCCGCGCCCAGGCACGTTCCGCGTGCGCGCAGATGCACAGTGGCTTCTTCGCCCTGCGCGGCGCGATGCCGTTCGACCTGTCGCGTGACGAAGCGCTGGAGAGCGTCCCGCTGGACGTGCAGGTAGACATCGACCGCATCGTCGCGTTGTGGTCCGAATGCCGCCTGGTGGCCAAGGACAACGGGCCATTCCTGTTCGGCAAGCCGACCCTGGCCGACGCCTTCTTCGCCCCGGTAGCCGTGCGCCTGCGCAGCTACCGCGTGGAGGTGCCGGCGCAGGCAGCAGCGTACATCGAGACGATTTACCAGTGGCCAGCCTTCAAGGCCTGGCAGCAAGCTGGCCTGGCGGAGTGTGAAGGGTGA
- the argJ gene encoding bifunctional glutamate N-acetyltransferase/amino-acid acetyltransferase ArgJ produces MAVGLGPLPTLHPVPGFELGIASAGIKRPGRKDVVVMRCAEGSSVAGVFTLNAFCAAPVILSKQRVQGTVRYLLTNTGNANAGTGAPGLAAAERTCAKLAELTGVPAESVLPFSTGVIGEPLPVEKIEGALQAALDNLSENNWAEAATGIMTTDTLPKGASRQFQHEGVTVTVTGISKGAGMIRPNMATMLGYIATDAKVSPAVLKDLMLDGANKSFNRITIDGDTSTNDCCMLIATGKANLPEVTEASGALFEALKKAVFEVCMEVAQAIVRDGEGATKFVTVQVNGGGNHQECLDVGYAVAHSPLIKTALFASDPNWGRILAAVGRAGVPELDVSLIDVYLDNVCIASQGGRSPSYTEAQGSAVMAQEEITIRIELGRGQCSETIWTTDLSHEYVKINAEYRT; encoded by the coding sequence ATGGCTGTTGGTCTTGGTCCTTTGCCCACCCTGCACCCGGTTCCGGGTTTTGAACTCGGCATCGCTTCCGCGGGCATCAAGCGCCCGGGGCGCAAGGACGTAGTGGTGATGCGCTGTGCCGAAGGCTCCAGCGTTGCCGGCGTGTTCACCCTCAACGCGTTCTGCGCCGCGCCCGTGATCCTTTCCAAGCAGCGTGTACAGGGCACCGTGCGCTACCTGCTGACCAACACCGGCAACGCCAACGCCGGCACCGGCGCGCCAGGCCTGGCTGCCGCCGAGCGTACCTGTGCCAAGCTGGCCGAACTGACGGGCGTGCCGGCCGAGTCGGTACTGCCATTCTCCACCGGTGTGATCGGCGAGCCGCTGCCGGTGGAAAAGATCGAAGGTGCCTTGCAAGCTGCCCTGGACAACCTGTCGGAAAACAACTGGGCTGAAGCCGCCACTGGCATCATGACCACCGACACCCTGCCCAAGGGTGCCAGCCGCCAGTTTCAGCACGAAGGCGTGACCGTCACCGTGACCGGCATCAGCAAGGGTGCCGGCATGATCCGCCCGAACATGGCGACCATGCTCGGCTACATTGCCACCGACGCCAAGGTCTCCCCGGCCGTGCTCAAGGACCTGATGCTCGACGGCGCCAACAAGTCGTTCAACCGCATCACCATCGACGGCGACACCTCGACCAACGACTGCTGCATGCTGATCGCCACCGGCAAGGCCAACCTGCCGGAAGTCACCGAAGCCAGCGGCGCGCTGTTCGAAGCACTGAAAAAAGCGGTGTTCGAAGTGTGCATGGAAGTGGCCCAGGCCATCGTCCGTGACGGTGAAGGTGCCACCAAGTTCGTGACCGTGCAGGTCAACGGTGGTGGCAACCATCAGGAGTGCCTGGATGTCGGTTACGCCGTGGCCCACTCGCCGCTGATCAAGACCGCGCTGTTCGCCTCCGACCCGAACTGGGGCCGCATCCTGGCCGCCGTCGGCCGTGCCGGCGTGCCGGAGCTGGATGTCAGCCTGATCGACGTTTATCTGGACAACGTCTGCATCGCCAGCCAAGGTGGCCGCAGCCCCAGCTACACCGAGGCGCAAGGCTCGGCGGTGATGGCGCAGGAAGAGATCACCATCCGTATCGAGCTGGGCCGTGGCCAGTGCAGCGAAACCATCTGGACCACCGACCTGTCCCACGAGTACGTGAAGATCAACGCCGAATACCGGACCTGA
- the secA gene encoding preprotein translocase subunit SecA, whose product MFAPLLKKLFGSKNEREVKRMLKTVNIVNAFEEKMVALSDEQLRAKTAEFKERLAKGETLDQLLPEAFAVAREAGKRVMGMRHFDVQLIGGMTLHEGMIAEMRTGEGKTLVGTLAVYLNALSGKGVHVVTVNDYLARRDANWMRPLYEFLGLSVGIVSAFQPPEEKRAAYAADITYGTNNEFGFDYLRDNMAFSQEEKFQRELNFAVIDEVDSILIDEARTPLIISGQAEDSSKLYIEINRLIPRLTQHIEEVEGQVTQEGHFTIDEKSRQVELNEAGHQFIEEMLTQSGLLAEGESLYSAHNLGLLTHVYAGLRAHKLFHRNVEYIVQDGQVLLIDEHTGRTMPGRRLSEGLHQAIEAKENLNIQAESQTLASTTFQNYFRLYTKLSGMTGTADTEAFEFQSIYGLNVMVIPPNKPLARKDFNDLVYLTADEKYAAIIADIKESMALSRPVLVGTATIETSEHMSNLLKKEGIDHKVLNAKYHEKEAEIIAQAGAPGALTIATNMAGRGTDILLGGNWEAEVAALENPSAEQIAQIKADWQKRHQQVIESGGLHVIASERHESRRIDNQLRGRSGRQGDPGSSRFYLSLEDSLMRIFASDRVKNFMKALGMQSGEAIEHRMVTNAIEKAQRKVEGRNFDIRKQLLEYDDVANEQRKVIYHMRNSLLAAENIGDTIEEFRKEVLDATISQHIPPQSLPEQWDVAGLEASLSSDFAMKLPIQQWLDEDDHLYEETLREKLLKEITDAYTEKEDQAGIDALRTFEKQILLRVLDDLWKDHLSTMDHLRHGIHLRGYAQKNPKQEYKRESFTLFQELLESIKRDTIRVLSHVQVRREDPAEEEARLRREAEELASRMQFQHAAAPSLESEQLSEEGAEVAVAAAPVRNEQKLGRNEPCWCGSGKKFKHCHGQIE is encoded by the coding sequence ATGTTTGCGCCTTTGTTAAAGAAACTTTTTGGAAGCAAGAACGAGCGTGAAGTCAAACGCATGCTCAAGACGGTGAATATCGTCAATGCCTTCGAAGAGAAAATGGTCGCCCTCTCCGATGAGCAACTGCGCGCCAAGACCGCAGAGTTCAAGGAGCGCCTGGCCAAAGGCGAGACACTGGACCAACTGCTGCCTGAAGCCTTCGCCGTGGCCCGTGAGGCCGGCAAGCGCGTGATGGGCATGCGCCACTTCGACGTGCAGTTGATCGGCGGCATGACCCTGCACGAGGGCATGATCGCAGAAATGCGTACCGGTGAAGGCAAGACCTTGGTCGGTACCCTGGCCGTCTACCTCAACGCGCTGTCCGGCAAAGGCGTGCACGTGGTCACGGTCAACGACTACCTGGCCCGTCGTGACGCCAACTGGATGCGCCCGCTCTACGAATTCCTCGGCCTGTCCGTAGGCATCGTCTCGGCCTTCCAGCCGCCGGAAGAAAAGCGCGCTGCGTATGCCGCCGACATCACCTACGGCACCAACAACGAGTTCGGTTTCGACTACCTGCGCGACAACATGGCGTTCAGCCAGGAAGAGAAGTTCCAGCGTGAACTCAACTTCGCCGTGATCGACGAAGTCGACTCGATCCTCATCGACGAAGCCCGTACTCCGCTGATCATCTCCGGCCAGGCCGAAGACAGCTCCAAACTGTACATCGAGATCAACCGCCTGATCCCGCGCCTGACCCAGCACATCGAAGAAGTCGAAGGCCAAGTCACCCAGGAAGGCCACTTCACCATCGACGAGAAGAGCCGCCAGGTCGAGCTCAACGAAGCCGGTCACCAGTTCATCGAAGAGATGCTCACCCAGTCCGGCCTGCTGGCCGAGGGCGAGAGCCTCTACTCGGCGCACAACCTGGGCCTGCTGACCCACGTCTACGCTGGCCTGCGCGCGCACAAGCTGTTCCACCGCAACGTCGAGTACATCGTCCAGGACGGCCAAGTCCTGCTGATCGACGAACACACCGGCCGTACCATGCCGGGTCGTCGCCTGTCCGAAGGCCTGCACCAGGCCATCGAGGCGAAAGAGAACCTGAACATCCAGGCCGAGAGCCAGACCCTGGCTTCGACCACCTTCCAGAACTATTTCCGTCTCTACACCAAGCTGTCCGGCATGACCGGTACCGCCGACACCGAAGCGTTCGAGTTCCAGTCGATCTACGGCCTGAACGTGATGGTGATCCCGCCGAACAAACCGTTGGCGCGCAAGGACTTCAACGACCTGGTGTACCTGACCGCCGACGAGAAGTACGCCGCAATCATCGCCGACATCAAGGAAAGCATGGCCCTGAGCCGCCCGGTACTGGTGGGTACGGCGACCATCGAAACTTCCGAGCACATGTCGAACCTGCTGAAGAAGGAAGGTATCGACCACAAGGTACTGAACGCCAAGTACCACGAGAAGGAAGCCGAGATCATCGCCCAAGCCGGTGCGCCGGGTGCATTGACCATCGCCACCAACATGGCCGGCCGTGGTACCGACATTCTGCTGGGCGGTAACTGGGAAGCCGAAGTGGCGGCCCTGGAGAACCCGAGCGCCGAGCAGATCGCCCAGATCAAGGCCGATTGGCAGAAGCGTCACCAGCAGGTGATCGAGTCGGGTGGCCTGCACGTGATCGCTTCCGAGCGCCACGAGTCGCGCCGTATCGACAACCAGCTGCGTGGCCGTTCCGGCCGCCAGGGCGACCCGGGTTCCAGCCGCTTCTACCTGTCGCTGGAAGACAGCCTGATGCGTATCTTCGCCTCCGACCGGGTGAAGAACTTCATGAAGGCGCTGGGCATGCAGTCCGGCGAGGCCATCGAGCACCGCATGGTCACCAATGCCATCGAGAAGGCACAGCGCAAGGTCGAAGGCCGCAACTTCGACATTCGCAAGCAGCTGCTCGAGTACGACGACGTGGCCAACGAACAGCGCAAGGTGATCTACCACATGCGCAACAGCTTGCTGGCCGCCGAGAACATTGGCGACACCATCGAGGAATTCCGCAAGGAAGTGCTCGATGCCACCATCAGCCAGCACATCCCGCCGCAGTCGCTGCCCGAGCAGTGGGATGTGGCTGGTCTGGAGGCATCGCTGTCCAGCGACTTCGCCATGAAACTGCCGATTCAGCAGTGGCTCGACGAGGACGACCACCTCTACGAGGAGACCCTGCGCGAGAAGCTGCTGAAGGAAATCACCGACGCCTACACCGAGAAGGAAGACCAGGCCGGCATCGACGCCCTGCGCACCTTCGAGAAACAGATTCTGCTGCGCGTGCTGGACGACCTGTGGAAAGACCACCTGTCGACCATGGACCACCTGCGCCACGGTATCCACCTGCGCGGCTACGCGCAGAAGAACCCGAAGCAGGAGTACAAGCGCGAGTCGTTCACCCTGTTCCAGGAGCTGCTCGAGTCGATCAAGCGCGACACCATCCGCGTGCTCTCGCACGTTCAGGTTCGCCGCGAAGACCCGGCCGAAGAAGAAGCTCGCCTGCGCCGCGAAGCCGAGGAGCTGGCCAGCCGCATGCAGTTCCAGCATGCCGCCGCGCCAAGCCTGGAGAGCGAGCAGCTGAGCGAGGAGGGCGCTGAAGTGGCCGTGGCCGCTGCCCCGGTGCGCAACGAGCAGAAGCTGGGGCGCAACGAACCGTGCTGGTGTGGTTCGGGCAAGAAATTCAAGCATTGCCATGGTCAAATCGAGTGA
- a CDS encoding DUF721 domain-containing protein has product MAFKPSPAQPPSALLRQVRPLRLLLNQAERLEHLQRLLESQLQPAAREHCHVASWRDGTLLLVVTDGHWATRLRYQQKRLMRQLQALEAFGNLQRILYKVQPPLVPAKRGGNTTELSVNAAESIRDSAEGIADPKLREALQRLAAHAKGKP; this is encoded by the coding sequence ATGGCCTTCAAACCCTCCCCCGCCCAGCCACCTTCCGCACTGCTGCGCCAGGTGCGCCCGCTGCGTCTGCTGCTGAATCAGGCCGAGCGTCTGGAGCATTTGCAACGCTTGCTGGAGAGTCAGCTGCAACCGGCTGCCCGCGAGCATTGCCATGTGGCTTCGTGGCGCGATGGCACCCTGTTGCTGGTGGTCACCGACGGGCATTGGGCCACTCGATTGCGCTACCAGCAGAAGCGACTGATGCGCCAGCTCCAGGCTCTCGAGGCATTCGGCAACCTGCAACGCATCCTCTATAAGGTGCAACCACCGCTGGTGCCGGCCAAACGTGGAGGCAACACTACCGAGCTTTCAGTCAATGCCGCCGAAAGCATCCGCGATTCCGCCGAGGGCATCGCCGACCCCAAGTTGCGCGAAGCCCTGCAACGCCTGGCCGCCCACGCCAAGGGCAAGCCATAA
- the lpxC gene encoding UDP-3-O-acyl-N-acetylglucosamine deacetylase, producing the protein MIRQRTLKNTIRATGVGLHSGEKVYLTLKPAPVDTGIVFRRADLDPVVEIPARAANVGETTMSTTLVNGDVKVDTVEHLLSAMAGLGIDNAYVELSASEVPIMDGSAGPFVFLIQSAGLEEQDAAKQFIRILREVTVEDGDKRATFLPFEGFKVSFEIDFDHPVVSGRTQSASVDFSSTSFVKEVSRARTFGFMRDIEYLRKHNLALGGSVENAIVVDEDGVLNEDGLRYEDEFVKHKILDAIGDLYLLGNSLIGEFKGYKSGHALNNQLLRKLIAETDAWEVVTFEDASTAPISYMRPVAAV; encoded by the coding sequence ATGATTAGACAACGCACCCTGAAGAATACCATCCGTGCCACAGGCGTCGGCCTGCACTCCGGGGAGAAGGTCTACCTGACCCTCAAGCCTGCGCCTGTCGATACCGGCATCGTCTTCCGTCGCGCCGACCTCGACCCTGTGGTCGAGATCCCGGCACGTGCGGCCAACGTCGGTGAGACCACCATGTCCACCACGCTGGTCAACGGTGACGTAAAGGTCGATACGGTCGAGCACCTGCTCTCCGCCATGGCGGGCCTGGGCATCGATAACGCCTACGTCGAGCTCTCCGCCTCGGAAGTTCCGATCATGGATGGCAGCGCCGGTCCCTTCGTATTCCTGATTCAGTCTGCTGGCCTGGAAGAACAGGACGCAGCCAAGCAGTTCATCCGCATCCTGCGTGAAGTGACAGTGGAGGACGGCGACAAGCGCGCTACCTTCCTGCCTTTCGAAGGGTTCAAGGTGAGCTTCGAGATCGACTTCGATCATCCGGTCGTCAGCGGCCGGACCCAGAGTGCCAGCGTCGACTTTTCCAGCACCTCGTTCGTGAAGGAAGTCAGCCGCGCCCGCACCTTTGGTTTCATGCGTGACATCGAGTACCTGCGCAAGCACAACCTTGCGTTGGGTGGCAGTGTCGAGAACGCCATCGTGGTTGATGAGGACGGCGTGCTCAACGAAGACGGCCTTCGCTATGAAGACGAATTCGTGAAGCACAAGATCCTCGACGCCATCGGCGACCTCTACCTGCTGGGCAACAGCCTGATCGGCGAGTTCAAGGGCTACAAGTCCGGGCACGCGCTGAACAACCAGCTGCTGCGCAAGCTCATTGCTGAAACCGATGCCTGGGAAGTGGTCACTTTCGAAGATGCCAGCACGGCACCGATCTCGTACATGCGCCCTGTTGCGGCCGTGTAA
- the ftsZ gene encoding cell division protein FtsZ — protein MFELVDNVPQSPVIKVIGVGGGGGNAVNHMVKSSIEGVEFICANTDAQALKNIGARTILQLGTGVTKGLGAGANPEVGRQAALEDRERIAEVLQGTNMVFITTGMGGGTGTGAAPIIAEVAKEMGILTVAVVTRPFPFEGRKRMQIADEGIRMLAESVDSLITIPNEKLLTILGKDASLLSAFAKADDVLAGAVRGISDIIKRPGMINVDFADVRTVMGEMGMAMMGTGCASGPNRAREATEAAIRNPLLEDVNLQGARGILVNITAGPDLSLGEYSDVGSIIEAFASDHAMVKVGTVIDPDMRDELHVTVVATGLGARIEKPVKVVDNTLQTAQQAYEASNPAPARQEQPAVNYRDLERPTVMRNQAHAGAAAAAKLNPQDDLDYLDIPAFLRRQAD, from the coding sequence ATGTTCGAGCTCGTAGACAACGTCCCGCAAAGCCCGGTCATCAAGGTGATCGGCGTCGGCGGTGGCGGCGGCAACGCCGTCAACCACATGGTGAAGAGCAGCATCGAAGGCGTCGAGTTCATCTGCGCCAACACCGATGCCCAGGCGCTGAAAAACATCGGCGCACGCACCATCCTGCAACTGGGTACCGGCGTGACCAAAGGTCTGGGCGCTGGCGCCAATCCGGAAGTCGGCCGTCAGGCCGCGCTGGAAGACCGCGAGCGCATCGCCGAAGTGCTGCAGGGCACCAACATGGTGTTCATCACCACCGGCATGGGCGGCGGTACCGGTACCGGTGCGGCGCCGATCATCGCCGAAGTGGCCAAGGAAATGGGCATCCTCACCGTTGCAGTGGTGACCCGCCCGTTCCCGTTCGAGGGCCGCAAACGTATGCAGATCGCCGATGAGGGCATCCGCATGCTGGCTGAGAGCGTCGACTCGCTCATCACCATCCCCAACGAGAAGCTGCTGACCATCCTGGGCAAGGATGCCAGCCTGCTGTCCGCCTTCGCCAAGGCCGACGATGTACTGGCCGGTGCCGTTCGCGGTATCTCCGACATCATCAAGCGCCCGGGCATGATCAACGTCGACTTTGCCGACGTGCGCACCGTGATGGGCGAGATGGGCATGGCGATGATGGGTACCGGTTGCGCCAGCGGCCCGAACCGTGCTCGCGAAGCCACCGAAGCGGCGATTCGCAACCCGCTGCTCGAAGACGTCAACCTGCAGGGCGCCCGCGGCATCCTGGTGAACATCACCGCAGGCCCGGACCTGTCGCTGGGTGAATACTCCGATGTGGGTAGCATCATCGAAGCCTTCGCCTCCGACCACGCGATGGTCAAGGTCGGCACCGTGATCGACCCCGACATGCGCGACGAACTGCACGTGACCGTGGTTGCCACCGGCCTGGGCGCGCGCATCGAGAAGCCTGTGAAGGTGGTCGACAACACCCTGCAGACTGCTCAGCAGGCTTATGAGGCCTCCAACCCAGCCCCGGCTCGTCAGGAGCAGCCAGCGGTCAACTACCGTGACCTGGAGCGTCCGACCGTGATGCGCAACCAGGCCCATGCAGGTGCCGCCGCTGCAGCTAAACTCAACCCTCAGGATGACTTGGACTACCTGGATATCCCAGCCTTCCTGCGTCGTCAGGCTGATTAA